A genomic window from Dama dama isolate Ldn47 chromosome 6, ASM3311817v1, whole genome shotgun sequence includes:
- the COQ2 gene encoding 4-hydroxybenzoate polyprenyltransferase, mitochondrial isoform X2: MSQTPLFQEVSAGTWLLYLPCTWSIGLAADPGCLPDWYMLSLFGTGAVLMRGAGCTINDMWDQDFDKKVTRTASRPIAAGDISTFQSFVFLGGQLTLALGILLCLNYYSIALGAASLVLVITYPLMKRITYWPQLALGLTFNWGALLGWSAIKGSCDPSVCLPLYFSGIMWTLIYDTIYAHQDKKDDALIGLKSTALRFREDTRKWLAGFSVAMLGALSLVGVSSGQTAPYYAALAAVGAHLAHQIYTLDIHRPEDCWEKFTSNRTVGLIIFLGIVLGNLWKAKETDETKKNIENRIEN, encoded by the exons GAACCTGGCTGCTATATCTGCCGTGTACTTGGAGCATTGGTCTGGCGGCGGACCCAGGCTGTCTCCCAGATTGGTACATGTTATCCCTGTTTGGCACAGGAGCTGTTCTGATGCGTGGAGCCGGCTGCACCATTAACGACATGTGGGACCAGGACTTTGATAAAAAG GTTACAAGAACAGCAAGTCGCCCAATAGCTGCTGGAGACATTTCAACTTTTCAgtcctttgtttttcttgggggaCAGCTGACCTTGGCCCTGGGCAttcttctctgtctgaattaCTACAG tATAGCTCTTGGAGCAGCCTCCCTAGTGCTTGTCATCACCTACCCGCTAATGAAACGAATTACATACTGGCCTCAGTTAGCCTTGG GGTTGACCTTTAATTGGGGAGCATTGCTTGGATGGTCTGCTATCAAGGGCTCCTGTGACCCATCTGTTTGccttcctctttatttttctggaattatgtgGACTCTCATATACGATACTATCTATGCCCATCAG GATaagaaagatgatgctttgatcGGGCTTAAGTCCACGGCACTGCGGTTCCGTGAAGACACCAGGAAGTGGCTCGCTGGCTTCAGTGTGGCCATGCTGGGGGCGCTGAGCCTGGTGGGAGTGAGCAGCGGCCAGACTGCGCCCTACTACGCTGCCCTGGCTGCCGTAGGAGCCCATCTGGCTCACCAg ATTTACACTCTGGACATTCACAGACCTGAAGACTGTTGGGAAAAGTTCACCTCCAACCGAACAGTAGGACTAATAATTTTTTTAGGGATTGTCCTTGGGAACTTgtggaaagcaaaggagacagatgaaacaaagaaaaatatagaaaacagaatagaaaattaa